The following proteins are encoded in a genomic region of Candidatus Cloacimonadota bacterium:
- a CDS encoding DUF3883 domain-containing protein yields the protein MNNETCIHGGVAPVSLLKNLHDSQAGSGRHKCPTCAYEQGFLLGSSKKWSTYAEYCKVLIDKEECQIGSIAPTSILKKLGINQGGSGRHKCTNCAFKEGFEVGILENKIEDIKFKIVPAPKSKVSKFSRKFSAVKDVDFIKLEIENKRLGLLGELFVIQIERKHLIKNNRKDLADLIEHTSKEIGDGLGYDILSYTTNGEKKHIEVKTTRGEINRPFYLTKNEIEFSQQESNSYYLYRIFDFNTGLNVGKLYKVKGNINDTLELEPILYLAIPK from the coding sequence ATGAATAATGAAACTTGTATTCACGGCGGTGTTGCTCCAGTTAGTTTATTAAAAAATTTACACGACAGCCAAGCTGGAAGTGGTCGCCATAAATGCCCTACTTGTGCTTACGAACAAGGTTTTCTCTTAGGTAGTAGTAAAAAATGGAGTACTTATGCTGAATATTGTAAAGTTTTGATAGATAAAGAAGAATGTCAAATAGGAAGCATAGCTCCTACTTCTATTCTAAAAAAATTAGGAATCAATCAGGGTGGTTCAGGTAGACACAAGTGTACAAATTGTGCATTTAAAGAGGGGTTTGAAGTTGGGATACTAGAAAATAAAATTGAAGACATTAAATTCAAAATAGTTCCAGCTCCTAAAAGTAAAGTAAGCAAATTTAGTAGAAAGTTTAGTGCTGTTAAAGATGTTGATTTTATCAAACTTGAAATCGAAAATAAAAGACTAGGTTTATTAGGTGAATTATTTGTAATCCAAATAGAAAGGAAGCATCTAATTAAAAACAATAGAAAAGATTTAGCTGATTTAATTGAACATACTTCTAAAGAAATTGGTGATGGGTTAGGCTATGATATCTTATCGTATACCACTAATGGAGAAAAAAAACATATAGAAGTTAAGACAACAAGAGGAGAAATTAATAGACCCTTTTATTTAACAAAAAATGAAATAGAATTTTCACAGCAAGAAAGTAACAGTTATTATCTATACAGGATTTTTGATTTTAATACAGGATTAAATGTAGGTAAATTGTATAAGGTTAAAGGAAATATTAATGATACTTTAGAATTAGAACCGATTTTATATTTAGCAATTCCTAAATAA